The nucleotide sequence CGCGCGCCCAATGAGAAGATCGCATCCAACGAACGCACAGAATCCAAACCAACGAACACCAAGAACCCTTGGATAAACATCAAACAAACACGCACGCACACGATCTGATACGATGCAATTTGCAATAACGTATTTAACATCACTGAAccaaaaaaacataaacataaaacaaaacaaaaaaaacctgaagaaagaaagaaccttaaaaagttgaaaattcaataaataataaaatatacgcagaattaaaaactgaaaaggcCCCGTTTAACATGAAAGTAGCATCAATCGTCTGAATTTTAATAAAAGacaaaaaatttagaaatagaaaaaagtgagagaaaaagaaaattatggaagGTGGTGGAATTAGAATTAGAGCGAGGAGGGAATACTGTTGTTGTTTTAAAAAACATGTTCCTCGTCCTGATTTTCCCTTTTCCTATTTTTcgatattattaatattattcattgtttttgtttttgtttttgatgtTAATGTTTGTTGCTGTGTTTTCTTTTCAATCCCCGTAAAAAATTCAACATTTATTATTCCAAAATGTTTATTCTTCGTATTCTTAATATTCCATCATGATAATTCTACGCCTCTCTTTCTTCtcgatctcttcttccttgaCTGTTACGGTATTttgtttttagagagagaaagaacgaacgagagttttagagagagagagagaaaaaggagaaggaaatcggATTCTTTACGAAGACCCAGTTTTTTATGACAATTCGGGGATTAGGGTTTCGAAGTTTGAAGGTTTGAGGGATTGAAAGGCGGAAGATTTGGGTGGAATCCCAGATCTCGGTCTCGATTTCAATGGAGGCGGCGTCGGAGGGAGAAAATCAGAATAAAAATCATGAGAGCAATAGTAAACTTAACAATTCCAGTGAGGGGCAGAGCAAGCCCAAGCGCCAGATGAAGACCCCCTTTCAGCTCGAAACCCTTGAGAAAGCATATGCATGTAAGTTTGATttctcgattttttttttttttgtaatgtttGTTTTGGATTCTGTGGAAattgaagttttatttttttatttttgtgttttgatcaGTGGAGACCTACCCGTCGGAGGCGATTAGGGCTGAGCTATCGGAAAAATTAGGGCTTTCCGATCGGCAGTTGCAGATGTGGTTCTGTCACAGAAGGCTGAAGGACAAGAAGGAAGGGGGTCCACCGAAGAAGCAGCGGAAATTGGTAGCCGCTTTGCCTGAGCCCCCCATTGATGATTTGGCTCATGGGTCAGAGCCGGGTAGTGATTATGGGTCCGGTTCAGGCTCCGGGTCAAGCCCCTTTGGTCACGCGGAGTTGCGGAATGTGGTGGCTAGGGGTGTGGCTGATGACATTCCAATGAGGGGGAGGAGGTATTATGAGTCGCCACAGTCGATCTTGGAGCTCAGGGCCATTGCTTGTGTGGAAGCTCAATTGGGAGAGCCATTGAGGGAAGATGGCCCGCTTCTCGGGATAGAGTTTGATCCTTTGCCGCCCGATGCATTTGGGGCACCTCTAGGTATAATTACTGGGTTGCCTTATTGATTTTACAGGTCAATTGAGCAATGCCTTGTACTTGACTTATGTGGGATTGGATTGCAACATTATTCAGAGAATTTTGTGCATATTATTGTTTAGTGAGTTAATGTTGGGTCTGTTTTTATCAGTGTATATTTGTATTTTGTGCTCCCTTCCATAAGATAAACAGAAACTATTTTCATGACTTTCTTTTTGCCATGTTTAAATGTGTCAATAGGTGTGCTTTATTTCAGCAATCATGCGCTTTGCAAGTTTTCCGACATTCAGATCACACTTGCTACTCAGTTCACCAGTTTTTTCTGATAATTAAGATTACTAGTTGGTTTGTCATCGGTTTCTAGTGTGGTTTAACATTCTCATTTGCTTTGAAGGCTTTATGCTTCATGGTAGTTCAGTAAAAAACTTGAGTTTCAAATTTCTCATCTTGTGGTGGTCTAAAAATATGGACTACTACCCAAATTAAAATGTGAAAATATATGCTTTAGTGATTGATTAAAGCCACATTATTACCCTAGCATATTATTTTCTGTTATTGGAATGATTTTTGTATGCAATTAGGTTTCATGCTAACCCTTTTGATTCTTTACTTGGTGAAGCAGTTGCGGAGCAGCATAAGCGGTCTGCCCATGCTTTGGAGGGCAAATATGAGCGTCATGATGCAAAACCAATTAAAgtctgtttctttttctttgataaatctattattttttatacaccATATGATGGCATGTGCAGTATGGATAACATCTACTATATAAGATGCTGGTGAACCGTTAAGTGGTATACATGTACTGCTTTTTTCATTAGCATGTGTCAacctttaaaacttaaaaccacAAGATAATGTTGTGGGGAGTCGAACAAACATAGGGTAGGTGGTATTCTTTTGCAGTTCTCACTTGAGTATCGTTCGATGACTTCAGCAGTATCTAGAGTTTCCTTGCCAGTTTAGAACTCTAATTCGATTGAACTGGCTTCAAGAAGTCTGAGTTTGAAATCTTAGCAAGAGTATTTGCATCTTTGTCCAAATCTTCGTAACTTAATTTTATAAGGGTGATTTAAAATTGGGTTTAGTTGCATGACTGGTAACAAAACAACTCATTATTCGCTGTCTGGatactctctccctccctccctctctctctctctctctctctctctcattcccttTTGCTTCCTGTTGTGGGATCTAATGcatttgaattgattttgtaCTGTTGGTACTCTTTATCTTTTTCTAATGCATGTAATTTTGGATGTTTTATGTATCCTCAATTTCTTTTGGATGAATCATTGAATTAGAATGAGTTTTCATCTCAGGCTACGCCAAGGGCTATCCATGAATATCCCTTTCTTCAAGATCACTCCAGTATTCGGTCTGATGCATACGGACAAGTCTCTCAATCTCATTTTCACGATTCAGCAATTGATGGCCCAACTGCAAGAACTTCGTCATTTGCTGTTGGAAATGAGCCATTGTCAAGGGTTCATGGTGTCCATGGTCATGCGTCACGTGTTCGTCTTCTGTCTCAGCAGGAGAGGCAAGTAGTGCCCTACACATCTCCTGTTGATGATGGCAGTGTAGCacaaagggactccttcactaaCGTGAGGGTAAATACTCAGTTTAGTGATCCCCCTGTTGTTGCACCTGCGCTGGAAAACTCTAATGTATTATCTGAAGGTCAAATTAATGACTCTATTCTGAGAATGGAGAGGAAACGCAAGGTATACTTGTGCAGTTAACTTTAGTATAATAGTATATTTTCTCAACCAAGGACTTAACCAGTTGCACCTTGTAGAGTGAAGAAGCGAGAATCGCTAAAGAAGTTGAAGCTCATGAGTTGCGGATCCGGAAGGAGCTGGAGAAACAAGATATTCTGAGGAGAAAGGTTCTATTTTTAAGTCCTAAACAATTGTTTCTGAAGCATAGCAATTCGTATGctgatattttgatttttctgttTATAGAATGAGGAACGAATGAGGAAGGAAATGGAAAAACAAGACCGTGAGAGacgaaaagaagaagagaggttGATGCGTGAGAGGCAACGCGAGGAAGAGAGATTAAAGCGTGAGCAAAAACGTGAAATTGAACGAAGGGAAAAGTTTTTACAGAAAGAATATATAAGAGTAAGTTCGAGGTCCTACAAATGTAATGCATATGTGATGTATCTTTGATTTTTCAGCATAGAATAATAGATTCTTAACCCCTCTGGGTTTATCTTGTAGGCTGAGAAAAGGAGGCAGAAGGAAGAGCTTCGCAAAGAGAGAGAGGTAGTGAAACGCAAAGCTGCACTTGAGAAGGCGACTGCACGCAGGCTTGCTAAAGAGTCTATGGAGCTTATTGAGGATGAACAACTAGAATTAATGGAGTTGGCTGCTACAAGCAAGGGTTTATCCTCCATTATTTGTATTGATCTTGACACCCTGCAAAACCTTGATGCATTCAGAGGTAGGCGTTGCTTGGTAACATGAATCCTTCTATTAACCCTTAACATGGCTGCTTGAAGTACCTAAGTATATCTTCTAGCCCTTTATAGTAAATCCATCTGATCTACCATGCTATTTTGTATCCTTCCAATTGTTGTACTGCTCTGGCACTTATTCTGAGAATTTTGAAGTTAAATCTTTTGAATCTCCTTAAATTCAGTGAAATAAGCTTGATGCTGACAGATTTAGGACTTTTGATGTACTAAATTgagcaaaaaataaataaaattcagtgCGCTGATAACTTATGAATATTTAATCGACCTGAAACCACCCACAAGTATTCATAAAATATTTAATAGTGTACTTGCGCATCTCATTATTGTCTGTCTCTATAAAATAATTCAATGACGCGTTTTTTTGTGGTTCAGATTCTTTGGTTGCATTCCCACCTAGGTCTGTGCAGTTAAAAAGACCATTTACAATTCAGCCATGGATCAATTCAGAGGCGAATATTGGTAACCTTCTCATGGTGcgttcttcctttttcttattATATGAGCTATTAAAAGTACCATATATGCTGATATTAACTATTCTTGTACGATTTATGGGTACAGTATTTCTTGTGCACACAGCATAGTCAGTAATATCAATGGTCCAGCCTCTGGCTATTGCGATAGTCTCACTGTACTTCTCTTACTACTTGGTCTTGAATGTGTTTCCTAGTTGTGGTAAAATGATGACATGCTTTTATTCTTTAGGTTTCATGGACCTATAACTATGCTTTTTAACACTTCATATTTAGTACAGGAGACTCATTATCACTTGTAAAAGATGTCGTTCGATCTCCAACGATAGTTGCGATTCTGGTGACAGTTACTTTTGGTCCTATTCTAGACTTCTAGTATTTAATCAAGTGATCGTTTGGTGTATGTGACTGTCTTATTGGCTTGTGATCTCACAGTTTTTAGTTTTGTGTCTGCAATTGTACGTTAATTGTTCTCTGGTCATATGCATGTTACTTTTAGTAGATTCTTTGTTTCTGGTATTTGAATTAATGCCTCTAATCTGATGTTTGAATTGTGATGGTGACAGGTTTGGAGATTCTTAATTACCTTTGCTGATGTTCTCGAGTTATGGCCTTTTACTCTTGATGAGTTTGTCCAAGCATTTCATGACTATGTGAGCCACCATTGagttattttatttcaaaattatGCTTTCTAATTATTTGTCCATATGTTTTCTGCTGCTCATATACTTCGTACAATTTTGATATTAGGATTCAAGGTTGTTAGGAGAGATCCATGTTGCTCTCTTGAGGTTGATTATCAAAGATATTGAAGATGTTGCAAGGACTCCTACTGGATTAGGAATAAATCAAAATGGTGCTGCTAATCCTGGAGGTGGACACCCACAGATTGTTGAAGGAGTAATCCCCCACTCTCTTCATGGACGCAGTTACTTtgtttgctgattttgatgcttTTTCCTAATATTTCTTGGAACTATCCGTTTCAGGCTTATGCATGGGGCTTTGATATACGGAACTGGCAGCAGCACTTAAGTCTGCTGACATGGCCtgaaatattccgtcaactagCACTCTCTGCTGGATTTGGGCCACAGCTGAAGAAAAGGAGTATCGCATGGTCATACACACCTGATAATCACGAGGTTCTCTTTCAATTCTTTATTATCTTTCTTTGAAAGGAATTTATCTACTGCATCAGTCAAGAGTAGTGTAAAAAAGAAAGCTGaaatttgtatccatagaaGTTTGAATTCAAGTTAAACTGGCATCCTAGACTCCTAGTTCGAAGGAAGAGCGTCAAAACAAGGAAGAGCATCAAAACTTTGATGTTTGGCTTTGCTTAGGTTTGATTTGTTAGTTGAACTCTATGATATGACGAAGTTCAGACTTTGCTTGATGAGAACTACAAAGAAACCCATATGAATTTCATTCATACCTAGCTTGATGACTGGGATTAGTGCAGTGCTCAATGACTTAGTCTTGGACTTAAAGATTGGGCAGTGTGTTCATACTTCACACTAAGCCACCTTATAGATGGCTACTCCTGTGTATATTTTTTTCAATCAAATTAGTACATTCAGACATTAAAGATTTGGAATTTcttctgttttatttttgttgctaAAAGTTGCAAGACTCACAGTACCATTGTTATTACAGGGTAAAGGTTGTCAGGATGCAATTTCTAATCTAAGAAATGGTTCTGCAGCTGTAAATGCATTTGCAGTAATGCAAGAGAAAGGCTTACTGGCTCCACGAAGATCTAGACACCGGTTGACTCCTGGAACTGTAAAGTTTGCAGCTTTTCATGTGCTCTCACTTGAGGGAAATAAGGGACTAACAGTGTTAGATCTTGCAGACAAGATTCAGGTGACTAAAGTTTATTGTTAGCAAAAATGCTGTTGTGAATCTTGTGACAAGAATAGTCTTTTTGGTATTGAGTTTTATGTGCCTCTTTCctgatttctttttatttgtccGTTATCTGTTCTTTTTCTGTAAGAAATCTGGCCTTCGGGACCTGACAACAAGCAAGACTCCTGAAGCGTCAATTTCTGTTGCTTTGACAAGAGATACTAAGCTTTTTGAAAGAATAGCTCCTTCAACATACCGTGTACGAGCTGCTTACAGAAAGGATCCTGATGATGCTGAGGCCATACTTTCTGCAGCCAGgaagaaaattcaaatatttgaaaatGGGATTTTAGCTGCAGAAGATGTCGATGATGTTGAAAGAGATGATGTTGAAAATGATGAGGTTGAAAGAGACGAAGACTCTGAATGTGAAGTTGATGAAGATCCTGAAGTTGATGATTTAGCTACTCCATCAGTTGCAAAGAAATCCCCTGATGATTACAATGAAGTAATTAGTTTCTCAGAAAATGGAAAGGACAGTTTAAGCAATGATGTTGGACTTGCTGTGAAAAATGAGTTTGATAAGGATGTTTTATGCTCCTCATTGACTGGTTCCAAAGATGCATTCTGTCCTAGTGCTTCCTCAAAACAGTGTGTTTTGGGTGCAGATATTAGTACAAGTCATCTTGACCAAGAAAATATGGAGATTGATGAAAGCAAGTCAGGTGAGTCATGGGTTCAAGGACTTACAGAAGGGGAGTATTCTGACCTCAGCGTGGAAGAGCGTCTGAGTGGTCTTGTTGCCTTAATTGGTGTTGCAAATGAAGGAAATACCATTCGTGTTGTTCTCGAGGTAAACATTTCCTTACAAGTTTTTGAAATCAATGTATTACCGTACTTTCTGTGTTAAAACTTCAATTTGACACCAAAATTCAACAGGATCGCTTAGAAGCTGCAAATGCTCTTAAGAAGCAAATGTGGGCAGAGGCACAGCTGGATAAAAGTCGCCTAAAAGAAGAGAATGTTGGtaggttagattttccatctttAATGGGAGGCAAAGCTGAAGTACAAGCTACTGGAGTAGAGGACGGCCTAAGTCCCTTACGGGATGTTGATAACAGGAACATTGATGCATCTCCAGTCACTGCAGAAAATGAAAAGTCAATCCATGGGTCACAAGGTGTTCAGAATCAGCTTAATGGTGTGCATGGTGAAAGGACCTCAGCAGCCCAAGATATCTCCATGGGTTCTGATAATTTTTTGACTCAGCAacttgcatatgcatcaaaaaGGTCGCGCTCACAATTAAAATCGTATATTGCACATAGAGCAGAGGAGATGTTTGCATACAGGTCCCTGCCTCTTGGTCAAGATCGTAGGCATAATCGATACTGGCAATTTGTTGCATCTGCATCAAGACATGACCCTGGTTCAGGCAGAATTTTCATTGAATTGAACAATGGAAGCTGGAGGCTTATTGACACTGAAGAGGTAATGCTTAACAGCTTTTATAATCTGTTTCAGGAGCACTTACTTGTCTGAGTGTTTTGGAGTTTAATTCTGCACAATAAATGTTGTTGGTTATGCAGATTACATTTTATCTTTAGGATAAATTGGCATTGACCCCTTCATCTCTTTTAAGCGAATCAAAGTTGTGTCGGGCATCATGAGCTTCTTAGCAAAGTTGGAAACTTATTATCTTTTTATGCTTGCTAGATTTGACTTGCTGTTTCAGTTGGCAGTATGTCTTAGGTTCTTAAGCCACATTTGTAATAGGTTTTTGTCTGCTTGCTGGCACCATTTTTATGCTTGCTAGTTTTGACATGCTGTTTCAGTTTCTTTTAAGAGTTTCTTTATTATCATAATGTTTTTAATTGATTGTCTGTATAGGCCTTTGATGCTCTTGTTACGTCTTTGGACGCACGCGGGATTAGGGAATCTCATTTACGCTTAATGTTGCAAAAGATTGAGGCATCCTTCAAGGAGAATGTTCAGAAAAATACGCATCGTCCTAACAATGCAGGCCCAAGTAAAAACCATGTTAAAGATGAAGCTGACGAAATGGATTCTAGTCCTGATTTCCCTTCTCATTTTGACAGCCCTGAAAGTGCAGTTTGTGCTTTGAACTCTGATACAGCGCAGACCTCATCTTCTTTCAGAATTGAGCTTGACAGAAGTGAAACTGAGAAAAGGGCTGCCTTGAGAAGGTATCAAGATTTTCAGAAGTGGATGTGGAAAGAATGCTCTAATTCATCTACCTTATGTGCCACGAAATATGGGAAGGAGAGATGCAGACCGCTGTTTGATGTCTGCGATGTCTGCCTCAATTGTTATTACTTTGAGGATTCCCACTGCTATACTTGCCATCAGACTTTTGATGCTTTCAACAGAAATTTTGACTTTGGTGAACATGTAATGCAATGTAAAGAAAAAAGGATGTTGGAACCTTGGAATTTCGATATTCCTTGTACTTCTCTTCCCTTGGCCAGAAGATTGCTCAAGACGTTAATAGCTCTTGTTGAGGTGAGATACTGATGCTTTACACCTTGGGCATCGCTGGCATCTCATGAATCCATGCTTGATGTTTTATTCAGTCTTCATATCACTCACTGTTTGTTCGACAGGTATCTATTCCACCAGAAGCTCTTCAATTGTCTTGGACTGATGACCGTCGAAAGATGTGGGGAGAGAAACTGAATGCATCATCATCAATGGATGAACTTCTTCAGGTTTCTATcctttttcttgtttcattcttATGGTCAACCCTGTATTCTGTTCTAAACTTCTGCAAAGAATGTGttcctggttttttttttttattcttttacaaacaaaatgaaagtaTCACGAGGAAAGATTTATCCATCAAtttcacttgcatttttctAACCAGTACGACCATGGCACCTCATATGTCTATTCCTCAAACTAACTTTTTATATGTTAAGTTACTCATTTTTGTACAAACTTCCTTCCAGATATTGACTCTGGTTGAGACTGCAGTGAAGAAAGACTTTCTGTCATCACACTTTGCAGTGACGGAGGAATTGCTGGGCTCCTGCAAACAGCCAGGGGTTGTTCGCGATTATCTAGCCAGTGGATCCGTTCCTGTACTTCCTtggataccacataccactgcAGCTGTGGCTCTGAGGCTTCTTGAGATAGATTCATCAATTACATATGTAAAGCAAGCGAAAGCTGAGCCCACCACAGACAAGGAAGTGGGAGAATATCTTGTGAGTTTTTCCCATTTTCTCTCTGTAAAGCTTAATGACAGAAAAGCATGTAAATCTTTAAAATACAGCTCTTATGAAATCCCATAGATGTTGAATTGATGTTGGTGGTGTCATACAACTTCCACCGTGTCATTGAACTTACATGTGTTTTTTTCGTCTATAGAATCAACCTATGAGACTTCCGACATCAAGGAGTGAGACTGAACTAACTGAAGCAGGCCTCAATGAATACATGAGGGAAGAAAACAGTACTCACCTGAAAAGTGGACGAAACAGCTTTAGACGTGGTAGAGGAGGTCGAGAGCAAGGGCGCGGTAAAAGGTGGCAGAAAAAAGTGAGTAATCCCAAATCTGTTGCAAGTCGTCAGAACATTAGGGGTAATGAGAATTTGAATCAAGGGTTGAGAACGGTGGGAAAGCGAACGCAGGGACAAGGGAGCGGACGGGGTCGCCGAACTGTTAGAAAGAGGAGAATGAAGAACAGGGCTGTTGAGGGGACACCTCTGGGCCGTGTGAGTGACATGCGCAGCAGCCCTGAGAGTGGAGGAGAATCACCAAGAAACTTGGCTGAGGAATGGGATGATGAAAAGATCGATATGAGAGGTGACGAGCAAGGAGAGGGATTTGAACGAGTAGACGCATTGGAATCAGAAGACGACGACCAAGCAGTGGGATACGAACAAGGAAACTGGGAAATTGGATTTGATGGGACTTCCAGCGGATGGAACGGGGGTTTAGTAGAAGCTAGTGACGACGATATAGATGCTTCAGAAGATGACAATAATGTCATGGAAGAAGTGAGAGATGAAGATTCAGAGGGGGATGTAGATATGAGCGATGCCTCGGACGAAATGCTACCAAACACGATGAGAAACGATGATGGCACAGAATCGGAAAGTTCAGACGACTCTAGTGAATGAAGCTCGAAATCTGAAGTGCCTCTGCGCAACCACCTGATATACCCCGCGGCTGCATACAATTTTAGATAGTGCAGCTTCAGTAGCTGCCCATCCTGATGACGGAAACGGAAATTGATACCGGCCTCCGGTAATCTTGATTTTTTGCTGTTATAATTATTAGATTAAGATTTTCCATTTGATggattaaattgttaaatgGTAGTGTATGGATAGAAGTACTGGATTAGGGGAACTGCAGTAGTTTTGCGGTGTAACGTGTAAGTCAAGTAAGCGTGTAACAAAACCATTTATTTACCTAATGGAAAGGTAAGCAAGTTACTTAAACCGCAAGCAACACATGTTCTttgtattttagttttatttatggAAGATTTTCAAGGACCATTCCTGTAAAAATCACTTCTGCTCGCAATTGCTTTTAGTAGAATAGATTGAACTTCAATTGAATTGTAAGTGTTTCTTGATGATGCACCTAGCACTTTAATTAACACTTTCATAACTCATAAGCACTTTTAAATTCTTCTAAGGAATGAAATCTCAAGCGCTTTGGATAGTGAgaaaaacgtttttaacttcCACAAATCTATCACAAAAGAAACACCATTGACAGAGTCTTTTTTACTTTCTATAATTTCATCCGACTTTCATTGAAACACTCAAAACCAAAACGTCTAAAGACACCCGAATGAAGACATGTTGGCCGATACCTGAAAGGTGACGAAACCACAAAATGTAGGTAATGTGAAAAAATACGAATAAATTAAAACGAGAGAAACAAACAAGAATGAATGCGCAGTGTGCAGATTGGAACTCGTATCCTTGAGATTATTCAATTTTCATGAACATCATCAGCTGTTGAAAGAGACTAAATAAGACTAATTAAGTACTATTTCACACAAGCATTGTCACCAGAAAAAGATGAATTCCAACGGACAGTGTTTTTCTCCCCCGTTGGACTAACATATGTTTAACCTTGCAAAACAAACAAGTAACACAAACATCCCAAGCCATCcaaaaaaatattcacaagcGCCCTGGTTTCGCATAGCACAGCGGCTCGAATTCGAATCAAGCCGGCAAATATTTCTTAATTCCGGCCTTCTGGTCGGGACTCAATCTCGTCGGAAACTTGATGTTGAATTTGATTCTGAGGTTACCCTTCTTGGAGGGGTCCTTTGGTACAGGCATTCCCTCTTTAGGGACTACCTCCTCATAGTTTGGACTGATCACATTGGTGATGGGGATGGTGATGCTCCTTCCATCTAGGGTGGTCAGGTCGACAGTGTAGCCTGTTAGAGCTTCTGCTAGAGTGATCTTCTGCGTGACGACCAAGTCGTTCCCGTCCCTTGTGAATGTGGGGTGTGGTTTCTCATCAATTATGAACACAAGATCGGCAGGAATCATGTTTCCTTGCTCGTTTCCTTTCTCCGGGAACGTGATCTTGGTTCCCTTTTTCCAGCCAGGCTTGATCTCTATGGTTAGGATTTCCTCCACTGGCATTGTCATCCTGCGTAACACAATGAATAAGGTCATTAAAAACCAGACAAATGATTTGAGAAAAAATAGATCATACGAATTGCAATACGACTGACAAGCTATCAAATTAACAGCACGAAAACAAAAGATGACTCGAATGTATTCCTTTAATACTTCATCAAAGATGAGAACATAAAAGACATGTCAAACTAACATTCTGTTTTCCCAATGCGACATTCTAAACTATTCTAATCTACGGAAAAGGAAATTCAAACTTGAGTGCAACGAGACGGGAGCCCTACCAACTAAGCTAAGGCACGTGCGCTACATTAAACTAACGTTAATTTAGAATGCAATACAATGCTGGCATTGTTAAAATTGGTGAATAATTAAACACGAGCACCTACTTTTCCTATAAGATTGAAGGATGATCAAGGAACATGACTAATTGCGCGAAAGGATGAAAAGATGTGCGTAAATCATTTCCCTTCTATAAACTGAGGAAGAATAAAGAACTTACCCGCTTGCATCTGCAATTTCCCTCGAAATCTTCATCTTCTTGGTAGTCCCCTTATAGAGCTCCTCAAGGCTGCAAGGCAACCTCTTCTCTATTGGTTCAGCTTTTCGTGGCGCATGGCTCATGGGCCGGCCTTCTCCGAACGAACTAAACATGTCCTCCCCAAACATTCCACCGAAAGACCTTCCACCCCTCATGCCGCCACCGCCCATTCCACCCATTCCACTTCCCATTCCACCCATGGGGCTCGAAAACCCGAAAATCTCAGCAAAAATGTCGTTGGCGTTTCTGGGGTTGAATCTAAACACATTTGGACCGTCTCCAGTTTGGAAGAAGGTAGCTCCACCGCCAGGCCCACCGGCATCCGGCGGCGGCGGCACTTGGCCTTTCAGCCCTTCTTCTCCGTATTGATCATAGATTGCTCTCTTCTGGGGATCACTCAGAACCtgcaaaattaaaacacacagAATCAGATTCCAGCTTCTGGGTTTAATTTACAATCTAGAAAAAAGTGGCAACgttgatttttcaattgtttgagaaagttttagataaaaaaaaaaaaatgggcttCCTGCAAAAATCTACAGAACGTGAAAAGATTGAATTTTTATGCCGCTTAAGGAattttcacatgaaaaaaataggCAATTTAACTTCGAAGTCCAAAACCCAGATGAAAAATCTTTCCTTATCAGATTAAAAACACAATATTTCAAGCATAACCAATATgaattcttcaaaaaaaaaaaaaaaaaaaaaaaaaaaaaaaaaagcgaaagaacaaaatggtgaagaaattaaaCGAACCTCGTACGCCTCAGAGATTTGTTTGAACTTGGACTCGGCTTCCTTCTTGTTGGTGGGGTTCTTATCAGGGTGCCACTTCATGGCGAGCTTTCTGTAAGCCTTCTTCAAATCGTCGTCGTTGGCATTCTTGTCCACCTGCAGAAGCTTGTAGTAATCCACACCCatctcttccttcttttttctccttgtttttgctttgtaattattaatattttattggtATTATTATTTTCCTGATAAAATCTTTGCG is from Malus sylvestris chromosome 5, drMalSylv7.2, whole genome shotgun sequence and encodes:
- the LOC126622291 gene encoding homeobox-DDT domain protein RLT1-like isoform X1 — protein: MEAASEGENQNKNHESNSKLNNSSEGQSKPKRQMKTPFQLETLEKAYALETYPSEAIRAELSEKLGLSDRQLQMWFCHRRLKDKKEGGPPKKQRKLVAALPEPPIDDLAHGSEPGSDYGSGSGSGSSPFGHAELRNVVARGVADDIPMRGRRYYESPQSILELRAIACVEAQLGEPLREDGPLLGIEFDPLPPDAFGAPLAVAEQHKRSAHALEGKYERHDAKPIKATPRAIHEYPFLQDHSSIRSDAYGQVSQSHFHDSAIDGPTARTSSFAVGNEPLSRVHGVHGHASRVRLLSQQERQVVPYTSPVDDGSVAQRDSFTNVRVNTQFSDPPVVAPALENSNVLSEGQINDSILRMERKRKSEEARIAKEVEAHELRIRKELEKQDILRRKNEERMRKEMEKQDRERRKEEERLMRERQREEERLKREQKREIERREKFLQKEYIRAEKRRQKEELRKEREVVKRKAALEKATARRLAKESMELIEDEQLELMELAATSKGLSSIICIDLDTLQNLDAFRDSLVAFPPRSVQLKRPFTIQPWINSEANIGNLLMVWRFLITFADVLELWPFTLDEFVQAFHDYDSRLLGEIHVALLRLIIKDIEDVARTPTGLGINQNGAANPGGGHPQIVEGAYAWGFDIRNWQQHLSLLTWPEIFRQLALSAGFGPQLKKRSIAWSYTPDNHEGKGCQDAISNLRNGSAAVNAFAVMQEKGLLAPRRSRHRLTPGTVKFAAFHVLSLEGNKGLTVLDLADKIQKSGLRDLTTSKTPEASISVALTRDTKLFERIAPSTYRVRAAYRKDPDDAEAILSAARKKIQIFENGILAAEDVDDVERDDVENDEVERDEDSECEVDEDPEVDDLATPSVAKKSPDDYNEVISFSENGKDSLSNDVGLAVKNEFDKDVLCSSLTGSKDAFCPSASSKQCVLGADISTSHLDQENMEIDESKSGESWVQGLTEGEYSDLSVEERLSGLVALIGVANEGNTIRVVLEDRLEAANALKKQMWAEAQLDKSRLKEENVGRLDFPSLMGGKAEVQATGVEDGLSPLRDVDNRNIDASPVTAENEKSIHGSQGVQNQLNGVHGERTSAAQDISMGSDNFLTQQLAYASKRSRSQLKSYIAHRAEEMFAYRSLPLGQDRRHNRYWQFVASASRHDPGSGRIFIELNNGSWRLIDTEEAFDALVTSLDARGIRESHLRLMLQKIEASFKENVQKNTHRPNNAGPSKNHVKDEADEMDSSPDFPSHFDSPESAVCALNSDTAQTSSSFRIELDRSETEKRAALRRYQDFQKWMWKECSNSSTLCATKYGKERCRPLFDVCDVCLNCYYFEDSHCYTCHQTFDAFNRNFDFGEHVMQCKEKRMLEPWNFDIPCTSLPLARRLLKTLIALVEVSIPPEALQLSWTDDRRKMWGEKLNASSSMDELLQILTLVETAVKKDFLSSHFAVTEELLGSCKQPGVVRDYLASGSVPVLPWIPHTTAAVALRLLEIDSSITYVKQAKAEPTTDKEVGEYLNQPMRLPTSRSETELTEAGLNEYMREENSTHLKSGRNSFRRGRGGREQGRGKRWQKKVSNPKSVASRQNIRGNENLNQGLRTVGKRTQGQGSGRGRRTVRKRRMKNRAVEGTPLGRVSDMRSSPESGGESPRNLAEEWDDEKIDMRGDEQGEGFERVDALESEDDDQAVGYEQGNWEIGFDGTSSGWNGGLVEASDDDIDASEDDNNVMEEVRDEDSEGDVDMSDASDEMLPNTMRNDDGTESESSDDSSE